One Gossypium hirsutum isolate 1008001.06 chromosome A08, Gossypium_hirsutum_v2.1, whole genome shotgun sequence genomic window, GCAAAACATCCCGTGTTGACAAAAGCAGTGACATCTGCATTTTTGACTTGTGTTGGAGATTTGATTTGCCAAGTAAGTTTCTAAGTTCCATTTAGAATGACAATGCACTATGAGTAATTTCCTCCTTTTTCCTGGTTTTCCATCTGGTTTTCTAGTTTCacttgattttattttctttgttgggTAAACACAACAAAACAAttacttttccttcttcttttttttcaattcaaagtgccgttttttgtttaaaaagtgtaTTATTGACAAGCAGTGTTAAGAGTACAGTTTTATCCATATCAGAGCCGTTGTTGAATAAAATAGGCAAAATTGGTGATTAGTAAAAAAGAACTTGTGCTATCATCTTGCTGGTTGAAAGCAATGGAAACAGTACTTTAATGTGTCTTCCCTAAGGAATACGATGGTTGTGTTCATGTTCTTTTGGTTACGATGTAATGAAATAATAGTTTTAACCATTTGATAAGAATTAAAGCTGAAAATTAATCTGAAAGTGGAGGATATAAATAGCATGAGAATGTTTTCTGTCAAGAGCAAAATAGCAAAATTTTGGGTTTTCCTTGTTTTATTGTATCCTTCATTATTAAAGCAATTGTAGTTTGCTATGTTTGAGATATAAATCTCTCAGTTAAATCATATAGATTATTGTATCTTTTTAATGCAATATTAGGCATGACTTGacattgaaaattttggtttcaGCTTGCAATTGATCATGTGCCATCCCTAGACGTGAAGAGGACATTTCTATTTACACTATTGGGTTTGGTGTTAGTTGGTCCTACATTGCACTTCTGGTAATTTTCATGATCTATTCTTTGTTTGTTTAAAATGAATCTCTAGTGCTTTGTTGTTTTGTTAATGTGGCATTTGGTTTTCTACTTATATTGTTTGCTTACATTTCAAAATCGGATGTCTTAATAAATCATCCCCATTTTTTTCGAAGTTATTGTGGAAGAATTTTAATAAGTGAATGACTTGTACTTTTGGGATAACGCATTTTGGGGCATCATATGCAAAGTTCTCTCGTATTTATTATGTTTCTTAGACAGTTCATGATGGAACCATGcttgttttaatttaaaatgattCGTTTTGCATGTGagattatttttccatttttcataTATTACTCGGTAGTTTTGCAGGTATTTATGTCTAAGTAACTTGGTAAAATTGCCTGGAGCATCAGGTGCTATCTTGCGGCTTTTACTGGATCAGGTAAGCTATCTTTCGTACTAAATCTGCCAAACGTTTCTATTAGTTCCTTTGGTTTAAGCATTTCTACTAATTCTTATGCAACATATTGCAGTTTATGTTTTCTCCTATCTTTATCGGAGTTTTCTTATCCACGTTGGTGACACTAGAAGGAAAGCCGTCGCAAGTTATACCCAAACTTCGACAGGTGGTCTTAATACATCGGCACATCTCTAACCTTAaaatatttatacattctttGAAGTTGGTTTTTGACATTTTCGTTTACTTTCCCGGGTTTGCATTCTCTCTCTCACACATATTTAAACTTCACCCTGTAGGAGTGGTTTTCTGCTGTTATTGCAAATTGGCAGCTATGGATACCTTTCCAATTTCTCAACTTTCGGTTCGTCCCGCAACAGTTCCAGGTGATCTTTTTTAAATTGATCAGAATCTGTTACTATTATCATTGGAAGAAAGCTGTTGCTGTGCTATTTTATCACAACTGTCTAATACAAATTCAATAGGGTTATTAAACTCGCAACTTAACGTGCATACTTCGTTACATAACTCAAAAAATTAACATGATTTGTGTATTAACTGTTTATAACATAACATCAACCTACTAAATAGCTTCATGTTGTATTAATTGGTGGTCGAATTTAGTTATATTTAAGAAGAAAGCCTTTTAAGCAGTTTGTTATTTTCGAACAATTCGTAGATTTTAGTTGTGTTAAACTGGTATCGATGAGGTATGAATCACGATAAGCAAGTTTAAGCAATATAATTGTGGTTGTCAATTAGGATTAAATGTGTTGAGAGGTTGATTATATCTAGGCATTTTGAATGTGACTCATGTTAGTGGTTTACTTGATGTGCTCAATTCTTTTTGGTTTGATGTTTAGCTGTCATTTTAGTATTCCATGTTGCTCGGactcttcattttctttgaaaTACCCATGTCCGACCCTCGTGCAAGACACATGGATATGGAGATCTGACCTTCAAGGATCCtccaaataaatgaaaaaaagtcTAACCATACAAATGTCTGATACTCACACCTGTGTCCAAGTAACACAGGTAGTATTCATATTGTCCTAAAACAGTTGTACTCATTTCGATCTTGATGTCCCATGAAGCTGAATACATTGAATTGACAAATGCTTGTTTGTTCTCTTGGTTTAGGTTTTAGTTTCCTTGATTCATTACTTTAAACGCTATTTTCTAGATTCAGTTTAAACATCTCTTTTCCGGCTGGTCAATTTCTTTTACATGTTCTAACTGCATTGTCGGTGGTTCGGAATTTTTCAGGTCCTTGCTGCAAATTTTATTGCTTTGGTTTGGAATGTGATTCTCTCATTTAAAGCTCACAAAGAGATATTAACCAGGTAAACTATTGCTTGAGTTACAAGTCATAGCTTATTGTGATGATAGCGTGCATGCATGAGTTTAGTTTTCATTGTAGCCATGTAATACAGTACTGATTTTCAGttatattatcaatttttttgaGATAATAATTTGGATTAACCCCATTATCCtttcagatatatatatattgcaaaatgagatatttgtactagtaaattattttggtttagttcagaaaggggaaaaaaaattgaattcaacTTGGTCATTGGCAAGTTGAGCTTGATTTGCTCAAGTTATCGAGCAAGTTGAGTTCGAGTATTTTAATACTTGATTCGAGTGACTTttgattgagtttttcttttcttttctttttttttaaataattttattaggactgaaaaaaatcaattcaagCTGAGTATATGTACTTGAGTTTGTTTTTCACAAGTAAATAAGCATGGCTGAGCCTAATTTAATGAGCTCAAATAGTTTGATTTTATCCCAAATTGGATttcaacattaaaattaaaatttttaaacaattaatataaaaattaaaatatgttataagttttTGTACTCTTCGTAATTCAGATTCATCGCAATGTTATTTTGTTagttatgttattattaattgagttttttttttaaatgtcacaCTAACATTATATTGCTAATTTGCTatcaagtaaatatttttttattcaaaatatcacatcaaaaaataaaaaaaaatgttttaataatgttaatatttgaatttgaattttaaaaatttgaaagtagtgggattaaattcttgaaaattaaaatgaaaatactaaattctaaatttgtgaatAATACAAAAACCTATggaatatttaaatttgaaataatttaatatttttaaaataattaatataaattaaatattaaaaatactataCAATGGTTCAAAAAAATCTTATACAAGCATAATCATTACATATTTAGATGTATAGTTAATGTACCATTTTGGCACTTGAAATTAGgtttaaagttaaatttagtaTCAAATCAAACAACATCGTGTGGCCGTAGAGGTGTGCATAGGTCGGGCTGGATTGGGTTTGGGCTGGgcccaaataaaattttaggcccatttgttAGGCTCTGGCCCGGCTCGactcaaaaaatgggcctaaaattttacttaagtccgactcaaataaaaatattaaaactcgaGCCCAACCTCGCCtgtccatattaatttttatattatttttatataattttaaaatatatataaaccatcaaaaataataaaaacattaaaataaatatttctcaacaaattgaaaataaattttaaaaaacatttatacttaaataacagtaaaatagatgcaatttaacaagcaaatgcctctaaataataacaaaattagcaaatgtctttaaaataataaaaaaattaacaataaaataagttttatataatatccaaataataacaacaaaatagtagcaacataatagtaaaatagtagcaaaataggaagaaaataatatttaaaaaatagaattttttttcatttagtgaattcgggccgggccgggtcaggcctgggccaaaaatgccttacccgaggcccgacccattttttaaacgggctttATTTTTTCtccaagcctatttttcgggcctatatttttgcccaaaccctcccacatttcgggcagGCCTTTGGGCCGGGCCTGGTGACCCGGCCCATTCACACCTCTGGTGTGGCCGAATAAATGTTTGACATTTgtgttattataaaaaaaagccATGGATCAAATTGAATGTCAAAGTCAAACttaagagaaattattttatggatcctTCTTACCACATCATTCATGgtccctgtaacacccctcgcctgtatccctcaccggaacagggttcgaggtgttacccgacttaaactcagtcaatcacacaaaaaccatactgaaaaatttcaatcaatttaaaacttttcttttcacatgcaatctatcccatatatgagcttacgaggtccaaaacattaaaaccctatacatgccatagactcgaaatattaggatttacttacaccgataacgtgagctcgacagtgtgataatatctccggcgaactccaacccgagcaggtaactgaagtcaacaatctataaaacagagaaatgtaacaacggagtaagctttcataagcttagtaagtcttaagcaatgcaaacaaataaacacaattatacttcgattatttaatttcttaagaggccaaattctagggatattgccatctggccgaatatacacaagcacataatgcacgttcagcattcttatcacacttaatctgaattcatataacatatttttatcaaataccctcacatactttcacaccctgaccaggtgtatcatgatcataggtatagttttaacatttattcacatacgtatcacattactcccttatgattcacttcaaatcaaattcacatatgagtacatactgcgtacctggcccactttacgtattaaatatattcatttgacaatctagcacgaggtaccttagtcataggcttttctcaaatcaccggcatttcgcctgctaggctcgaggcccgatatcatttcaccggctttatagcctgctaggctcgaaagcccgaatagtatcttaccgacattatattctactaagctcaaaggcccgaataatcaaatcaacaagttccatataacatattcatatcaattaagtactaacatcattcgaacgtatatataattatacatcttaaacacttttctttcatctcattttcacacttaacatttgatagcttatgcataacatttcactcacatttatttcaaacttatcattcgattataaaagcacattgcatatttaccaacatgttatacttgccattaggccatataagcatgatataatacactatcatttcatctttaacattcggctaaacccttatcttacaaggaacaccgaattcacataacatatcatttcaccggtattacgcctgctaggcacgaaggcccgaatacacatcaccggcacgaagcctgctaggcatgaaggcccgaatacacatcatcggcacgaagcctgctaggcacgaaggcccgaatataataccagcactaggcctgcgggatttatcccggatataataccagcacgaagcctgcgggatttaacccggatattttaccagcacgaagcctgtgggtctttaagcccggatataataccagcacgaagcctgcgggatttaacccggatataataccagcacgaagcctgcgggatttaacccggatatattaccagcacgaagcctgcgggatttaacccggatataataccagcacgaagcctgcgggatttaacccagatatattaccagcacgaagcctgtgggatttaacccggatataata contains:
- the LOC107926229 gene encoding protein sym-1 → MALNSAILIRKFPHLCHFTGFSSQNTCLPAEATRFPIRESKDGSYPCLSSSNHRAVFKDWGARKTGAGQLGLDYSRVSAVSDGGSGGNGGFGGSGDGNSGGKGDGTGDNGGESGWSLLSWYLALLAKHPVLTKAVTSAFLTCVGDLICQLAIDHVPSLDVKRTFLFTLLGLVLVGPTLHFWYLCLSNLVKLPGASGAILRLLLDQFMFSPIFIGVFLSTLVTLEGKPSQVIPKLRQEWFSAVIANWQLWIPFQFLNFRFVPQQFQVLAANFIALVWNVILSFKAHKEILTR